One genomic window of Coffea eugenioides isolate CCC68of chromosome 1, Ceug_1.0, whole genome shotgun sequence includes the following:
- the LOC113766627 gene encoding uncharacterized protein LOC113766627, whose translation MKARLDPDFSTFLMRIGDGIEQTIDQDEVQIPESINIPFQDDETSMNALIYTVLPNMDYITSISSSIINRAILMTRNDFVHQINHKLIMKFPGAERTYFSNDEPLDSSVQLQDQDLLHSLTPNGLPLHELILKKNCPVMLLRNINPSEGLSNGTRLICKEFSNNIIQAQIAFGSFVGKIVFIPRIPLQVSDDELSSVPFKRTQFHYACVSQ comes from the coding sequence ATGAAAGCAAGACTTGATCCAGATTTCTCAACATTCTTAATGAGAATTGGAGATGGAATAGAGCAAACTATTGATCAAGATGAAGTTCAGATACCAGAATCAATCAACATTCCTTTTCAAGATGATGAAACTTCGATGAATGCTCTGATATATACTGTGCTCCCAAATATGGACTATATTACTTCAATATCATCATCTATCATCAATCGAGCAATATTAATGACAAGAAATGATTTTGTCCATCAAATTAACCATAAATTGATAATGAAATTTCCAGGAGCAGAAAGAACCTACTTCAGCAATGATGAACCCTTGGACTCTTCAGTGCAATTGCAAGATCAAGATCTATTGCATTCTCTTACACCTAACGGCCTTCCTTTGCATGAGCTAATACTAAAAAAGAACTGTCCAGTGATGCTTCTCAGGAACATCAATCCAAGTGAGGGTCTATCAAATGGTACACGCCTAATTTGTAAggaattttcaaataatataaTTCAAGCACAGATAGCATTTGGCTCTTTTGTAGGAAAAATTGTTTTCATTCCAAGGATACCATTACAAGTTTCTGATGATGAATTGTCTTCAGTGCCGTTCAAGAGAACTCAATTCCACTATGCTTGTGTTTCGCAATGA
- the LOC113766635 gene encoding probable RNA-dependent RNA polymerase 5: MSKGNDYLQSKLYDPPETYSTALKALPLTSHCGSAGSSLKAMFLVSIVQSCSIEKLPCFDVEVPQNYFSSWRGRYNEYRKEMNVALQKDDESRNDAADDVIKKYKRLLYEAAELEESKKDVQEIHKEALALYQVTYDYAISTKDAGKCGFAWKAAGSALLNYFATSRSERLVPVSPSALRELFS, translated from the exons ATGAGCAAGGGAAACGATTACCTTCAA AGCAAGCTGTACGATCCTCCGGAGACATACAGCACTGCGCTTAAGGCTTTGCCTCTCACTTCGCACTGTGGTTCAGCAGGTTCCTCCCTGAAGGCTAT GTTTCTTGTGAGCATAGTTCAGTCTTGCTCAATTGAAAAACTACCGTGTTTCGATGTCGAAGTTCCCCAAAACTACTTCAGCTCTTGGAGAGGAAGGTACAACGAGTATCGAAAGGAGATGAATGTGGCACTGCAAAAGGATGATGAATCTAGGAATGATGCTGCTGATGACGTAATCAAGAAATACAAGCGG TTACTGTACGAAGCAGCAGAGCTTGAAGAAAGTAAGAAGGATGTGCAGGAGATCCATAAGGAGGCACTTGCATTATATCAAGTAACCTATGACTATGCCATAAGCACAAAAGACGCAGGAAAATGTGGGTTTGCCTGGAAAGCAGCAGGTTCTGCTCTCTTGAACTATTTTGCTACTAGCAGAAGCGAAAGACTCGTACCAGTTTCACCGTCTGCTCTGCGAGAACTGTTTTCTTAG
- the LOC113770886 gene encoding DEAD-box ATP-dependent RNA helicase 41, which yields MENRESANCSEPSASAAGNDAKQRCWDQREALPGEPRCVICGRYGEYICDETNDDICSVECKRILLDRIAKSQPLVPRPSPVKLPATDECYYVREGNDKSEAGSLSSDQVELLRRKLEISIRGDLVPAPILSFPSCNLPEKLLQNLEVAGFEMPTPVQMQAIPSALIGQNLLVSAETGSGKSGSFLVPIVSYCAKFNADKPHGERKPLAMVLTPTRELCIQVEEQAKLLGKGLPFKTALVVGGDAMAGQLYRIQQGISLIVGTPGRLIDLLAKHDIELDSVSILVLDEVDSMLERGFHEQVMQIFRALSQPQVLMYSATIPKDVQKMANSMVKDLTIIAVGKPNKPTGAVKQVVIWVDSKQKKQKLFDILTSKQHFKPPVVVFVSSRIGADLLSEAIGITTGIKAVSIHGEKSMKERREILKSFLVGEVLVIVATGVLGRGIDLLHVKQVIVFDMPNSIKEYVHQIGRASRLGEEGSAMVFVNEENKNLFRDLVQILKSSGAAVPRELANSRYTFGSSTNKGEKKRKYGF from the exons ATGGAAAATAGAGAATCAGCGAATTGCAGTGAACCTTCAG CCTCTGCTGCTGGAAATGATGCGAAGCAGCGGTGTTGGGACCAAAGAGAAGCTCTACCAGGGGAACCGCGATGTGTAATCTGTGGTAGATATGGTGAATACATATGTGATGAGACTAATGATGATATTTGCAGCGTTGAATGTAAGAGGATTCTTCTTGATCGGATTGCAAAATCGCAACCACTTGTTCCCCGCCCATCTCCAGTTAAACTGCCAGCAACTGATGAATGTTATTATGTTCGAGAAGGTAATGATAAATCTGAAGCTGGTTCTCTATCTAGTGACCAAGTTGAACTGCTAAGGAGAAAACTTGAAATTTCCATCAGGGGAGACCTTGTTCCTGCACCAATCCTGTCTTTTCCTTCGTGTAATCTTCCTGAGAAGCTCCTTCAAAACTTGGAAGTTGCAGGATTTGAAATGCCAACTCCTGTCCAAATGCAAGCAATTCCATCTGCATTGATTGGCCAAAACTTACTAGTTTCAGCTGAGACTGGTTCTGGCAAAAGTGGTTCTTTCCTGGTTCCGATAGTTTCTTATTGTGCAAAATTTAATGCTGACAAGCCTCATGGTGAGAGAAAACCGTTGGCAATGGTTCTTACACCAACTAGAGAGCTCTGCATACAGGTTGAGGAACAAGCTAAGTTGCTTGGGAAAGGTTTGCCTTTTAAAACTGCATTGGTGGTTGGTGGTGATGCCATGGCAGGGCAACTCTATCGCATCCAGCAGGGTATTTCATTGATTGTTGGAACTCCAGGAAGACTAATTGATCTTCTAGCTAAGCATGATATCGAATTAGACAGTGTCTCAATTCTTGTTCTTGATGAAGTAGATAGCATGCTAGAAAGGGGATTTCACGAGCAGGTAATGCAGATTTTTAGGGCTCTATCTCAACCCCAAGTATTGATGTATTCTGCAACAATTCCGAAAGATGTGCAGAAGATGGCAAACTCAATGGTGAAAGATTTGACCATAATTGCAGTTGGAAAGCCAAATAAACCAACTGGAGCTGTGAAGCAGGTGGTGATATGGGTGGATTCAAAgcagaagaagcaaaaacttttTGATATACTGACAAGCAAGCAACACTTTAAGCCACCAGTTGTGGTGTTTGTAAGTTCACGAATTGGTGCGGATCTCCTCTCTGAAGCAATAGGAATCACCACTGGAATAAAAGCTGTATCAATTCATGGAGAAAAATCAATGAAGGAACGAAGAGAGATTTTGAAATCATTCTTGGTTGGAGAAGTCCTTGTGATTGTGGCCACAGGGGTATTGGGCCGAGGGATTGATCTCTTGCACGTGAAGCAAGTtatagtttttgacatgccaaATTCCATTAAGGAGTACGTCCACCAGATTGGAAGGGCATCTAGATTGGGAGAGGAGGGTTCTGCCATGGTATTTGTAAATGAGGAGAACAAAAACTTATTTAGAGATTTGGTTCAAATCCTGAAATCATCTGGCGCAGCTGTTCCACGAGAGCTTGCGAATTCACGTTATACTTTTGGTTCTTCTACCAATAAAGGCGAGAAGAAAAGGAAGTATGGTTTTTGA